The Stieleria maiorica genome includes the window CCACCGCCGCGACATGTCGCCGACCCTGATGGTTCACGATTTCCCCGATCCGACCCAGCACAGTCCCAAACGCACGCCAACCATCACGGCCTTGCAGGGGCTGTTTGCCCTTAACGGACCGCTGCTGCTGAAACAATCGCAATCGGTCGCAGAAAAACTGGATCACCGTGCCCCCGGCGATCATCTCACCCAGATCGAACAACTTTACTGGCGGCTCTTTTCACGATCTCCCAGCGATCAAGAGATCCAAATCGGAAGGACGTTTCTGCGGGCGCCCCACGCTGATGAACCAATCACGCGGTTGCAACAATACGTGCACGCACTGCTGGCTTCCAACGAAGCGATGTTCGTTGATTAACGGGATTATTTAAGTGATGCAAAACGAAAAGACATCATCGATCGATCGACGACAACTGTTGCGGAACCTCGGCGGCGGGATGGGAATGCTGGGCGCAGCGCAATTGCTCGCGTCCGACCAAGCTGGTCGCTTTGGAACACACTTTCCCGCAAAAGCGAAACGTGTGATCCATTTGTTCATGAACGGCGGCCCGTACCAGGGCGATCTGTTCGATCCCAAGCCGGCGCTCGAAAAGTATGCCGGGACTCGTCCTCCCGGCGCTGACCTTTTGACCGAACGTCCCACCGGCGGATTGTTGCCGTCACCGTTTCGGTTTCGCCGCTGCGGTGAAAGCGGCGTTCCGGTCAGCGAGCTGCTGCCCCAGCTCAGTCGCCACATCGACGAGATCTGCGTGCTTCGATCGCTCCACGCCGACAACCCCAACCACGGGCCGGCGCTGTTGCAAATGAACAACGGCACCATCACGCCGACGCGGCCCAGTATGGGCGCCTGGTTCCTGTACGGTCTGGGCAGCGAAAACACAAACCTGCCCGGTTATGTGGTGTTGTGCCCGGGACGCCCGGTGCGTTTTTCGATCCTTTGGAACAGCGCGTTTTTGCCTTCGCAGTACCAGGGGACTTACATCAACCATTCCAAGATCGAACCGGACAACATGCTGCCCCATCTGCGCAACACGCGTTGGGATCGCGCGACGCAGCGTGAGCAATTGGACTTGCTGCAGCAACTTAACGCCCAACAGACGGCCGCGCGTCGCGACCGTTCAATGCTGGATGCCCGCATCGAATCGATGGAAACCGCGTTTCGCATGCAGTTCGAAGGCAGCGAGGCGTTTGATTTGGATCGCGAAACCCAGCAGACGCGAACCGCGTACGGGAAAGGGCATTTCGCCAACGGATGTCTGTTGGCGCGGCGGTTGGTCGAGCGGGGCGTCCGTTTCGTGCAAGTCTACTACGGCAATGGCCAGCCCTGGGACACACACAGCGGACACGACGACACGGTACCCAAGTTGTGCAGGAACATCGACCAGCCGATCGCCGCGCTGATCGCCGACCTCAAGGCGCGCGGGATGTTGGAAGACACGTTGATCGTGTGGGGCGGAGAATTCGGACGCACCCCGACGTCGGAAAACGGCAACGGCCGCGATCACAATCATCACGGCTTTTCGATGTGGATGGCCGGCGGCGGCGTCAAAGGCGGCATGACGTACGGTGAGACCGATGATTTTGGTTTTCGAGCAATGGTCGACAAGATGCACGTGCATGACCTGCACGCCACGATCTTACACTTGCTGGGACTCGATCACGAGCGATTGACCTACCGTCACGCCGGCCGCGACTTCCGCCTGACCGATGTTCACGGCCGCGTCGTCGGCGAGATCATCGCCTGACGAGCCGTCGTTCCCCCGTTCCTGATCTGATCCATTTTGAATCTTAGGCGTCAAGCATGAGAAAGCTTTTGGCTCTTCTGAGTCTTATGATGTTACCGTTCGCCGCCACCGTTGCTGCGGATCCCGTCCCGATCATCTTCGACACCGACATGGCCGGGGACTGTGACGACGCGGGCGCCCTGGCTGTTTTGAACGCGTTGGCGGATCGTGGCGAGGCACAGATTCTGGCGGTTGTGACCAATCGCAAGTGCACCGCCGGCGTCTCCGGAGGTGCCTGCGACGCGATCAACACGTTCTACGGTCGCCCAGACATTCCGATCGGGACCGACAAAGACGGCGCGAAGTTTCCTTGGAACAAGCCCAGCACCTACACGCCGGCACTGTTTGAGGACTTTCCGCACGACAGTCCGGTCGACACCGAATTGCCCGACGCGCTTGAGGTTTACCGGAAAACCTTGGCCGCCGCACCCGATGGTTCCGTCGTGATTTGCAGCGTCGGGGCGCTCAGCAATCTGGAAGACCTGCTCAATTCCCCTGCCGATGAACACAGCCCGCGGACGGGGATCGAACTGATCGAGACCAAGGTCCGGCAGACGGTCATCATGGGTGGGGAGTTCCCGCGGTCCTCCAAGCCGGAAACCAACGTTCGGCTGGACCCACCCGCATCGGTCGCCGTCGTGCACGAGTGGCCTGGACCGATCCTTTGGCAGGGGTTCGAAATCGGCAACGCGCTGCACTGCGGAGCGAAACTTCAGAACGCGTCGGGTAACAACCCCGTCCGACGGGCTTTCCAGCTGAGGCCCTATCTGGGCGGCTTTGCGATCGATCACGGCAAACCGGCGCATGATCAGGCCGCCGTTTTGCTGGCCGTGCGAGGGATCGAACCGGAACTTTGGACCGTCAGCGGGAACGGTCGCGTCGTCGTCGATTCCGACGGGCACACCCAGTGGCACTCTGCCCCGCAGATGCAGCATCGCTACGTGTCCATCAAAGGCCGACCGGATCGGCTGGTGAATATTATCGACGAATTGATGATGAAGTGATCAAACGCACCATTGCTTCACGGGAGTGATGGCGATTCGCAGCGGCGACGACTCAAACGCTGACAATAGCGGAAAGGAAAGCAACCACGAAAGATGACCGGGATTCTCCGCGACTGGGCGGGCGGTAGAACAGGACACGAATTAGAAGGGGACGGGGTCAAAAAATGGGGTGGTCAAAAAATGGTGCCGGCTGGTTTCGGATATTTTGACCACTCCATTTTTTGCCCCCTTCTCATCACGATCGGGACGTCGCATGAATTCGCTTTACCTCAACGGTCGTGGCGCCCGCTTGAATTGTGTCGTGACCCCGTCGGAGCGGCTACTCTTCCTCGAGCGCTTCGCCGAAGTGCTTCATCACGAAGCCGCCGGCCAGCTCGGCGAGCGATGACCAGTTGGATCCGGTCAGGTTGACATCAAAAAGGCCGGAGGCGCCGGCGTCGATGACCGCGAATCCGATCAGCCCGATCCCCGCCCACGCAATCGTCTTTGCCAGCCACATCGGAATGACCATCGGCGCTCTCTTAAACTGTAGTTGAAGGTGGGGCGATCAGGGTTGGGACTGATAGACCGGCCGGCCGTCCAGCCACGTGGACTCGACCAGCGCGTCGCGGATTTCGTCGTCGCTGCACCTCAACAGGTCGCGGTCGACGACGACAAAGTCGGCTCGTTTGCCGACCTCCAGCGATCCGATCTCGTCTTCGGCCCGCATCAACCAAGCGTTGTTGATCGTGTAGAAGCGGATCATCTGCTCGCGCGTCAGCGCTTGCTCGCGGTGGATCGGTTCGTCGTGCCATCGCGCAGTACGGGTGACGGCAACCCACATGCCCAGAAACGGATTGTACGGGTTCACGCTGCGCAGCGATCCGATCTTCTGCATGTGGTCGCTGCCGCCTCCGGCGACCACGCCGGCGGCGAATAGACTGCGTAGCGGAATGAAGTGCGTTAAACGCTCGCTGCCGAACTGGGCGACCAAGGTTCGGGCGTCCAGGTACAACCACGCCGGTTGCAGATCCACTCCCACGCCCAACTTCGCCGCACCCGCGATCGCTTTGGGGCTCATGAAACTGCTGTGCGTGATCGACGAACGCGTCGGCCCGATCGGGATCTCTTGATCAACCCGTGCATAGGCATCAACAAGTGCTTCGACGGCGGCATCGCCCTGGCAATGCGCCGTGAACGCCAACCCGCGGCTTGCACACCTCCGAACGAGTTGTTCCAACCGATCATCATCGATGAACTGCATGCCCCGGTACCGCGAATCGACGATCCCGTAGATCGTGCTGGTTCCCCAGGGACGCGTGAAGTAGGCGCTGCCGGTCAACATCCCGCCGTCTTCAAAAACTTTTACGCCGATCACGCCGAGCCGGGGATCGGGTTGCTTGAACAATGGGTCGGCGGTGATCTCGTCGAGGCGTTGGTCGATTTGCGTAAGATCATCGCCCGGCGAAAGCGAACGCGACAGTCGCACCCGTGTCGTCAAGCGGTTTGCTTCCAAGAGTCGCGCATACTGGGCTCGGGCCGAATCGCTGCAATTGCGATCGATGATCCCCGTGATCCCCCAGCGGTTGTAGTCCTCGAGCAGCTCGACCAGACGATCATCGCGTTCGTCTTGCGACAATGATTTTCGGCTCTTGTCCGAACGGGTTTTGAAGATCGAGGAGGACCGCCGGATCACGCCGCTCGGTTCGCCGCTGGCGGGATCCACCGCGACTTGGTCGGGATGCTTTGCGGCAAAGGCTCTGTCGATCCCGTTTTCGGCCAGTGCCAGCGAGTTGGCGCTGCCGTCGGGCCCGGTGCGGAACCAGACGGGGTGCTCGGGGGCGACCGAATCCAGTTCCGCGCGGGTGGGGAATCGCTGTTCTCGCAGTCGGGTGATGAAGACTTGCTGCAGCACAATCCACTCGCCTTTAGGAACCACGGCGGCTCGAGCACGTACATAGCTCAAGACGTCGTCGATCGTTTCCATCGGCGGGATTTCGTGGTCCGCTTCGTATTGGCTGGCACCGGTGGGATGGACATGTGAGTCGATCAGGCCGGGCAAGACCATGCGGCCGTCCAGGTCGACGATCTGCGTTTGTTGGTCGATCTGCGGCGCGATCTGTTCGTCGGTTCCCAGGGCGACGATCCGCCCGTCGTGGACCGCCATCGCCTGGACGATGCGGAACTGCGGATCGACGGTCACGATCTTGCCGCCGCGCAGGACCAGGTCGGCGGCAGGAACCAGGGCGGTGGGGATGCACCAGGTTAAAGCGGCGATGGCAAGACGAAGATGCATCGATGGGGCTCGTGGGGTGGCGGGGGAGGGACTGGGGATTGGGTGGTCAAAAAATGGGGTGGTCAAAAAATGGGGTGGTCAAAGAATTGGGGTGGTCAAAGAATTGGGGGCGTGGATGGGGCGTGGGATGCAGATGATGATCGGTAAGAAGATTTTTGGGGTAAGAAAATATTGGAACGCATGCTCCAGTCGGATGCACCAATTTTCCTACCTTCGAAATCTTCCTACCCCTTCAGCTGATCGACGTGCCCGGTCGGGGCGATGGGATTTGTGGGAGGGGAGGCAGAATGATTCGGGGCAGAATGATGGGGGCAGAATGATGGGGCAAGATGATGGGGGAAGGCAGTGTCATTCGTCGATCGCGTCGATCCAGGACTGTGGCTTGGTATGTTTGTCGAAGCCGATGATCGGTAGCTGCAGGTCGGCGAAGCGTTGCCGCAGGTCGCGTTCCTGCTGTTTTGCGACGATCAGCAACCATCGGGTCGTCTCGACGGGGCGTGAATCGGTGGGCGGCACGCTAGCGAATTCCTTCAGCCGGCGACTCTTCTCCTCGAGGTACTCCGGCGTCCAAAAGCCGATGACTTCGACGTAGACCAGCAGATTGCGTTGCTGGTTGTATAGCGAAAAGTCGGGCGTCATGACGGATTGGCCACGGACGAGCAACTGTGACTCACGTTGCCAAATCCAACCGTCGACCGGCGTCTTCTGCCAGGCGGCATCGACCTCTGCTTCTAAGGATGAATCGAAGGCGTCCGGGGCAGTGAGCGAGCTGGTCAATCCGTCGGCCGGCGAGAGTTCCATCCGGAATCGTTGCTTCCTCGGTCCCAGGATTTCGGCCGTCAGGTGCCAGCCTTTTAAGGCGAGTAGCTTGTCGGCCAGAGTCGCGAACCGGACGCCGTAGCGAGTCGATTGA containing:
- a CDS encoding amidohydrolase, giving the protein MHLRLAIAALTWCIPTALVPAADLVLRGGKIVTVDPQFRIVQAMAVHDGRIVALGTDEQIAPQIDQQTQIVDLDGRMVLPGLIDSHVHPTGASQYEADHEIPPMETIDDVLSYVRARAAVVPKGEWIVLQQVFITRLREQRFPTRAELDSVAPEHPVWFRTGPDGSANSLALAENGIDRAFAAKHPDQVAVDPASGEPSGVIRRSSSIFKTRSDKSRKSLSQDERDDRLVELLEDYNRWGITGIIDRNCSDSARAQYARLLEANRLTTRVRLSRSLSPGDDLTQIDQRLDEITADPLFKQPDPRLGVIGVKVFEDGGMLTGSAYFTRPWGTSTIYGIVDSRYRGMQFIDDDRLEQLVRRCASRGLAFTAHCQGDAAVEALVDAYARVDQEIPIGPTRSSITHSSFMSPKAIAGAAKLGVGVDLQPAWLYLDARTLVAQFGSERLTHFIPLRSLFAAGVVAGGGSDHMQKIGSLRSVNPYNPFLGMWVAVTRTARWHDEPIHREQALTREQMIRFYTINNAWLMRAEDEIGSLEVGKRADFVVVDRDLLRCSDDEIRDALVESTWLDGRPVYQSQP
- a CDS encoding DUF1501 domain-containing protein, encoding MQNEKTSSIDRRQLLRNLGGGMGMLGAAQLLASDQAGRFGTHFPAKAKRVIHLFMNGGPYQGDLFDPKPALEKYAGTRPPGADLLTERPTGGLLPSPFRFRRCGESGVPVSELLPQLSRHIDEICVLRSLHADNPNHGPALLQMNNGTITPTRPSMGAWFLYGLGSENTNLPGYVVLCPGRPVRFSILWNSAFLPSQYQGTYINHSKIEPDNMLPHLRNTRWDRATQREQLDLLQQLNAQQTAARRDRSMLDARIESMETAFRMQFEGSEAFDLDRETQQTRTAYGKGHFANGCLLARRLVERGVRFVQVYYGNGQPWDTHSGHDDTVPKLCRNIDQPIAALIADLKARGMLEDTLIVWGGEFGRTPTSENGNGRDHNHHGFSMWMAGGGVKGGMTYGETDDFGFRAMVDKMHVHDLHATILHLLGLDHERLTYRHAGRDFRLTDVHGRVVGEIIA
- a CDS encoding nucleoside hydrolase: MMLPFAATVAADPVPIIFDTDMAGDCDDAGALAVLNALADRGEAQILAVVTNRKCTAGVSGGACDAINTFYGRPDIPIGTDKDGAKFPWNKPSTYTPALFEDFPHDSPVDTELPDALEVYRKTLAAAPDGSVVICSVGALSNLEDLLNSPADEHSPRTGIELIETKVRQTVIMGGEFPRSSKPETNVRLDPPASVAVVHEWPGPILWQGFEIGNALHCGAKLQNASGNNPVRRAFQLRPYLGGFAIDHGKPAHDQAAVLLAVRGIEPELWTVSGNGRVVVDSDGHTQWHSAPQMQHRYVSIKGRPDRLVNIIDELMMK